The following is a genomic window from Nitrospinota bacterium.
ATTTCCTTAGCAACTTTTTCTATTACAGGATAGCTTGTTATAACCTCGGCTTGCGTTGCTAGATTATCTCCTTCAGCATACGAAACAACCTGTAAAACCAAACCTGCTAAGGTGGTAGCTCTTTCTACCTTTACGCTTGAGGTGGATTTGTATAGAGGCATAGGTTTTAGATATTGGGCAAAGAAAAAACTAAATATTCCCATTAGAAGAGTAGTAGAAATAATGATAAGCTTTTTCTTTCTAATGACTCTCCAGTAGTCCCTAAGATTTATATCATAAGCAGGCATAGTTTTTATTGATATTAAGATTAATTAAAAGATTATTATTAAAATTATTTATTGTTAAATGGTCAAATGAGACTTTTCTTATGGACCTAACGTTACTCCAACCGCCTGCCCTCCGAGGGCCCCCCCTGTATTGAATCTTAAGAATGTGCCTCCTGTGGTATATGTATCTCTTAAGACACCCATGAATATAAGGGAATTGGCTAGGCCTGATATATGTCCTAAAAAGTCCTGTGCAATTTGTATGTCGCTCCTTGGGACAAATAATATATCCCCGTCCAGAAGTGCTATGTTTTGACTCAAATCTCCGTGTCTCAGTAATTTTTTTGTATCTATCGGTATGACTCTTGGATTGGCAAAATCCCCTCTTATGATGCTAATATGTCTACTCATTTTCACATGATCTAGTCCTTTAGAGGCCGAGAGAACTTCAGCAACAGTCGCTTTTTTAGTAAATTTATAAACATGTGGATTATCGACCTCTCCAAGTACAAATATCTTTTTCTTTTTCTCTTCTTCAGGTATTTTGGCTATTTTTATTCTATCTCCAGTTTCCAATATTGGATTTTGCTCTATGATACCTTCAGTGAAGACCTTTGATAAATCAAAGGTCATAATCTTATCTCTTCTATGTATTGTGATATTCGTCATATTTGCATTATCAGTTACCCCTCCTGCTTCCCATAGTAAATCAACAAGGGTTGTTTTCCCCTCTAAGGGGAATTTATAGGTACCTCCACCTGAAACACCACGAGCTGTTGAGGTAAATTCTCCCAAAAGAAATACTGTTTTGCTTTTATATTTTTCCATTGTCACATCGATTCTCGGCTTTTTGATATATTTTTTTAATCTGTTGGTTATAAGAGTGTCTATCTGAGATATTGTTAGACCTTCAACTTTCAAATCATCTAGATAAGAGTAAGATATCTTTCCGTCTTCCCTTACCAAGACGCTGCTAATGTTAGGGGTTGAGGCTTTCCAAAAGGTGACAGAGAGAACATCCCCTGGTCCCACTATATATTTAGAGGTACCGTTTATTTCTATGTAAGGCTTGTAACCATTGTTTGAAGATTTACCCTTTTGGTCTCTCCCGGTTTTATTTGCAAGAATGTATTTTTCTAAAAGATTATTATTAAAACCATTTATCTTGAAAGAGTCAAATGAGACTTTTCTGATTAAATCCTTATCATTATGTCCTTCAAAAAGGTTTTTTGCTAAGAAATACTTTTCTTGTGTCTCCTGGTTTAGAGGGAAGAGTTTAATTCCGTCTCCATGGCTTATTGCTGCTAAATCAACCTGGTTATCACCATTAATATCAAAAGAGTTGATGCTGTACATTATGCTAAAAGAGGATATGAGTTCTGGTCCCTTATTCCAATAGTTGTTTTTTGTAGAAACCCATACTCGAATCCCTTGGCTATCAAATGAGCCTGCTAATATATCTTTAATTCCATCACCGTTGATATCAGAGTTGACAATACTCCAGAAACTCCCAGACTTTGTAGGGGTAGGATATTCTTTCCATCTTCCATATCCATTATTTAACCAAATCTTTATTCCATATAAAAAACTGCCTGCAACAACATCATTCTTACCATCACTGTTTAGATCCGATATATTTACGCTTAAAAAATCACCATTCGTGGCAGGGGGTGGAGATGAGAAGGTCCAATCACCTTTTCCATCCCCTAAAAATATTTTTATGCCACCATAAGGGCGGGAGTCAGCTGCAGCTATATCAAGGACCTTATCTCCGTTGATATCCCCAATGTCAAAATCCTGAAATGGGTTATCAAATTTTAAACCTGATAGAATTAATTTGGAATTTTTTTCTTTTTGAAGCCATATTTTAATTCCACCTTTGAATCCACTCCTCTTCTTTTGCGTTGTTAAAAGCCCTGCGATATCTATGTTGCCATCATTATTGAAATCTCCTGCCTTTATTTTTAAATATATCTGATGATCAGCTACATCTTCAAGCAATCTCCACTCGTTCCTTCCTTGATTGAGAAAGACGTGGATGCCAGGATTCTTTTTCCCTCCGCTAAATATAATATCTTTCTTTCCATCATTATTATAATCCGCTGAATCTAAGGCCAAAACTTCTCCCTTTGTTTTCAGTGTAACAGAAGAGCTCATTTTGGATCCACCCATCTTAATATCTATCTCTCCACTAGGGTATTTTGCCTCAGCTATATCTATCAGTCCGTCGTCATTAAAATCCGCTATGGTTAAACCTGTGTAATGGGACTTTTCTATTAAAAATGAAGGGTTGTTAATTGCTGGGTGATAGGTCTGAGGAGTGCAGTTAGATGAGATTAGATAAATGGCAAAGATTATTAAAAATCTTTTCAATCTGTACATTTTTTCTTTTTTTTATTGAAGACATACTTTTTTTTAATATAGGATAAATCTTTGAGATTTGTCAAGAAAAAAACTATATATTGTATAGTAAAGGCGATGAACTACTAAATATTGTGTTTTCAATCATTTTTTACGGGGTATCAGGACTTTGCAAAGAAACCTCAGGGATTCTTTTGGTATGAGAAAGGCCATTTGAAAGAGACGCAGAATATATAAGAGGGGTATTGAAGATAGTCTATAAAAACCAAAGACTTGAGAAAGAACTGCGGGTCTGGGAAAGAGAAGTTCAAAAAGATACTTTAACTTATGAGATTTTTTGGGGATTCCGTAAATGAATAATAATTCACCATATCTTTCAATCTTTTCATTTTTTAAAAGGAAG
Proteins encoded in this region:
- a CDS encoding FG-GAP-like repeat-containing protein, encoding MYRLKRFLIIFAIYLISSNCTPQTYHPAINNPSFLIEKSHYTGLTIADFNDDGLIDIAEAKYPSGEIDIKMGGSKMSSSVTLKTKGEVLALDSADYNNDGKKDIIFSGGKKNPGIHVFLNQGRNEWRLLEDVADHQIYLKIKAGDFNNDGNIDIAGLLTTQKKRSGFKGGIKIWLQKEKNSKLILSGLKFDNPFQDFDIGDINGDKVLDIAAADSRPYGGIKIFLGDGKGDWTFSSPPPATNGDFLSVNISDLNSDGKNDVVAGSFLYGIKIWLNNGYGRWKEYPTPTKSGSFWSIVNSDINGDGIKDILAGSFDSQGIRVWVSTKNNYWNKGPELISSFSIMYSINSFDINGDNQVDLAAISHGDGIKLFPLNQETQEKYFLAKNLFEGHNDKDLIRKVSFDSFKINGFNNNLLEKYILANKTGRDQKGKSSNNGYKPYIEINGTSKYIVGPGDVLSVTFWKASTPNISSVLVREDGKISYSYLDDLKVEGLTISQIDTLITNRLKKYIKKPRIDVTMEKYKSKTVFLLGEFTSTARGVSGGGTYKFPLEGKTTLVDLLWEAGGVTDNANMTNITIHRRDKIMTFDLSKVFTEGIIEQNPILETGDRIKIAKIPEEEKKKKIFVLGEVDNPHVYKFTKKATVAEVLSASKGLDHVKMSRHISIIRGDFANPRVIPIDTKKLLRHGDLSQNIALLDGDILFVPRSDIQIAQDFLGHISGLANSLIFMGVLRDTYTTGGTFLRFNTGGALGGQAVGVTLGP